One Peterkaempfera bronchialis DNA window includes the following coding sequences:
- a CDS encoding NADH-quinone oxidoreductase subunit C, with protein sequence MSGINGDHGTNGSLPAPRGENGKDEAIGVRRGMFGTKGTGDTSGFGRLIAPITLPGGSTRPYGGWFDEVADELEGALEEQAEAGRGVGPAEAVEKTVVDRGELTFHIRREHLLQVARTLRDDPALRFELCLGVSGVHYPGDQGRELHAVYPLRSITHGRLIRLEVSAPDADPHIPSTVAIYPTNDWHEREAYDFFGIVFDGHPALTRIMMPDDWLGHPQRKDYPLGGIPVEYKGAQIPAPDQRRSYS encoded by the coding sequence ATCAACGGAGACCACGGCACAAACGGTTCTCTTCCCGCCCCCCGTGGTGAGAACGGCAAGGACGAGGCCATCGGCGTCCGCCGGGGCATGTTCGGCACCAAGGGCACCGGCGACACCTCCGGCTTCGGGCGGCTGATCGCGCCGATCACGCTGCCGGGCGGCAGTACGCGCCCGTACGGCGGCTGGTTCGACGAGGTCGCCGACGAGCTCGAAGGCGCGCTGGAGGAGCAGGCCGAGGCCGGTCGCGGCGTCGGCCCCGCCGAGGCGGTCGAGAAGACCGTCGTCGACCGTGGCGAGCTGACCTTCCACATCCGCCGCGAGCACCTGCTCCAGGTGGCCAGGACGCTCCGGGACGACCCGGCGCTCCGCTTCGAGCTCTGCCTCGGCGTGAGCGGCGTCCACTACCCCGGCGACCAGGGCCGCGAGCTGCACGCGGTCTACCCGCTGCGGTCGATCACCCACGGCCGGCTGATCCGGCTGGAGGTCTCGGCGCCCGACGCGGACCCGCACATCCCGTCCACGGTCGCGATCTACCCGACCAACGACTGGCACGAGCGGGAGGCGTACGACTTCTTCGGCATCGTCTTCGACGGCCACCCGGCGCTCACCCGGATCATGATGCCGGACGACTGGCTGGGCCACCCGCAGCGCAAGGACTACCCGCTCGGCGGCATTCCCGTCGAGTACAAGGGCGCCCAGATCCCGGCTCCCGACCAGCGGAGGTCGTACTCCTGA
- a CDS encoding NADH-quinone oxidoreductase subunit D: MYAEAGARETTEGRVFTVTGGDWDEIVAAAGKADDERIIVNMGPQHPSTHGVLRLILEIDGETVTEARCGIGYLHTGIEKNLEFRNWTQGTTFVTRMDYLTPLFNETAYCLAVEKLLGITDQIPDRATVIRVLMMELNRIASHLVCLATGGMEIGSTTLMIYGFRDREIILDIFELVTGLRMNHAYVRPGGLAQDLPSGAIDQVREGIKLLRSRMPEYDKLATDNPVFKARLVDVGHLDLAGCMALGVTGPILRSTGLPHDLRKSDPYCGYETYDFEVATADSCDSYGRFLIRLEEMRQSLRIVEQCLERLEPGPVMVADKKIAWPAQLAIGPDGMGNSLDHIRNIMGTSMEALIHHFKLVTEGFRVPAGQAYAAVESPKGELGVHAVSDGGTRPFRVHFRDPSFTNLQSMAAMCEGGQVADVIVAVAGIDPVMGGVDR; this comes from the coding sequence ATGTACGCAGAGGCAGGGGCCCGGGAGACCACCGAGGGGCGGGTCTTCACGGTCACCGGCGGCGACTGGGACGAGATCGTGGCGGCCGCCGGCAAGGCGGACGACGAGCGGATCATCGTCAACATGGGCCCCCAGCACCCGTCCACCCACGGTGTGCTCCGCCTCATCCTGGAGATCGACGGCGAGACGGTGACCGAGGCCCGCTGCGGCATCGGCTACCTGCACACCGGCATCGAGAAGAACCTCGAATTCCGCAACTGGACGCAGGGCACCACCTTCGTCACGCGCATGGACTACCTCACGCCGCTCTTCAATGAGACGGCGTACTGCCTCGCCGTGGAGAAGCTGCTCGGCATCACCGACCAGATCCCGGACCGCGCCACCGTCATCCGGGTGCTGATGATGGAGCTCAACCGGATCGCCTCGCACCTGGTCTGCCTGGCCACCGGCGGCATGGAGATCGGCTCCACCACGCTGATGATCTACGGCTTCCGGGACCGCGAGATCATCCTGGACATCTTCGAGCTGGTCACCGGCCTGCGGATGAACCACGCCTACGTCCGCCCCGGCGGCCTCGCCCAGGACCTGCCGTCCGGCGCGATCGACCAGGTCCGCGAGGGCATCAAGCTGCTGCGGTCCCGGATGCCCGAGTACGACAAGCTCGCCACCGACAACCCGGTCTTCAAGGCCCGCCTGGTCGACGTCGGCCACCTGGACCTGGCCGGCTGCATGGCGCTGGGCGTCACCGGGCCGATCCTGCGCTCCACCGGCCTGCCGCACGACCTGCGCAAGTCCGACCCCTACTGCGGCTACGAGACCTACGACTTCGAGGTCGCCACCGCCGACAGCTGCGACTCCTACGGCCGGTTCCTGATCCGGCTGGAGGAGATGCGGCAGTCGCTGCGGATCGTCGAGCAGTGCCTGGAGCGGCTGGAGCCCGGCCCGGTGATGGTCGCCGACAAGAAGATCGCCTGGCCCGCGCAGCTCGCCATCGGGCCCGACGGCATGGGCAACTCGCTGGACCACATCCGGAACATCATGGGCACCTCCATGGAGGCCCTGATCCACCACTTCAAGCTCGTGACCGAGGGCTTCCGGGTCCCGGCCGGGCAGGCGTACGCCGCCGTCGAGTCGCCCAAGGGCGAACTCGGCGTGCACGCGGTGAGCGACGGCGGTACGCGGCCGTTCCGGGTCCACTTCCGGGACCCGTCGTTCACCAACCTGCAATCCATGGCAGCGATGTGCGAAGGCGGCCAGGTCGCCGATGTGATCGTCGCCGTGGCCGGTATCGACCCGGTGATGGGAGGCGTGGACCGGTGA